A window from Chitinophagales bacterium encodes these proteins:
- a CDS encoding sigma-70 family RNA polymerase sigma factor, with the protein MKQFEKYTEVEIIERILKGEKALYEIIVRRFNPYLYKVGRSYNYHHEDTLDLMQDTFVDAYKNLQNFEGRSNFKTWIVRIMLNNCYRKREKASFKNEIMEEAKEQATPMFAYTQGDTEKTIQNRELGHVIETALNKIPLDYRMVFSLREINGMNIEETAQALSITEANVKVRLNRAKAMLRGEIEKIYSANEVFEFNLIYCNAVVENVMKKINEL; encoded by the coding sequence ATGAAGCAGTTTGAAAAATATACCGAAGTCGAAATCATAGAGCGGATTCTAAAAGGCGAGAAAGCACTTTATGAAATAATAGTAAGGAGGTTTAACCCGTATTTGTATAAAGTAGGGCGCTCGTATAATTACCATCACGAAGACACCTTGGATTTAATGCAAGATACATTTGTAGATGCCTACAAAAACCTGCAAAATTTTGAAGGTCGATCCAACTTTAAAACATGGATAGTGCGCATAATGCTCAACAACTGTTATAGAAAAAGAGAAAAAGCAAGTTTTAAAAATGAAATAATGGAAGAAGCTAAAGAACAAGCAACGCCAATGTTTGCATACACACAAGGCGACACCGAAAAAACAATACAAAACCGCGAACTTGGTCATGTAATAGAAACCGCACTCAATAAAATTCCACTCGATTACAGAATGGTTTTTTCGTTGCGCGAAATAAACGGAATGAACATAGAAGAAACAGCCCAAGCGCTCAGCATTACCGAAGCCAATGTAAAAGTGCGCTTAAACAGAGCAAAAGCAATGCTTAGAGGCGAAATCGAAAAAATATATTCTGCCAACGAAGTGTTTGAATTCAATCTAATCTACTGCAATGCCGTGGTAGAAAACGTAATGAAAAAAATAAATGAACTATGA
- the secG gene encoding preprotein translocase subunit SecG, whose amino-acid sequence MYIVITVFIIIVCLLLSLVVLIQNPKGGGLSSSFGGVGQQILGARRSTDMVEKATWTLAILLLVFSIGSAFFIDKRSAVKSKTQVEKSEVEQQMANQPFNPGALPQAAPAQGAPAQAAPAENNAAPATPAQ is encoded by the coding sequence ATGTATATCGTAATTACAGTTTTCATCATTATAGTTTGCTTATTGCTTTCTTTAGTAGTTTTAATTCAAAACCCAAAAGGTGGTGGACTTTCTTCTTCTTTTGGCGGTGTTGGCCAACAAATTTTGGGCGCTCGCAGAAGCACCGATATGGTAGAAAAAGCTACTTGGACTTTGGCTATTCTTCTTTTGGTTTTTAGCATTGGCTCTGCATTTTTTATTGATAAACGCTCTGCCGTAAAATCTAAAACCCAAGTAGAAAAGAGTGAAGTAGAACAGCAAATGGCAAACCAGCCTTTTAATCCTGGTGCATTGCCACAAGCTGCTCCGGCTCAAGGCGCTCCGGCACAAGCTGCTCCGGCAGAAAACAACGCTGCTCCAGCAACTCCGGCTCAGTAA
- a CDS encoding cation transporter, whose translation MGHHHHHDHVHYHRQANERSTQIVVVISVVAMLLELSVGYSTKSVTLIMDGWHMLSHVLVLLLAWAAYLYIRLSKSELTQQKEQRILALSGFASAVILLMVTGFMIYEAIEHFIKPEVVVTKESFFVAFFSLLVNAVSAYVLHREEEKMDLTLKAAYIHVLSDVVLSCMALLSLSAIYFANIIWLDPLLGLVGSAVILRWSIGLISKSWREALS comes from the coding sequence ATGGGGCACCATCATCATCACGATCATGTTCATTACCACAGGCAGGCCAATGAACGAAGTACACAAATTGTTGTAGTTATTTCTGTGGTGGCTATGCTTTTAGAGTTAAGCGTAGGCTACAGCACCAAATCTGTTACTTTAATTATGGATGGTTGGCACATGCTTTCGCACGTGCTGGTGCTGCTTTTGGCATGGGCTGCGTACTTATACATTCGCCTGAGCAAAAGCGAACTTACGCAACAAAAAGAGCAGCGAATTTTAGCGCTCAGCGGTTTTGCCAGTGCCGTTATTTTATTGATGGTTACCGGCTTTATGATTTACGAAGCCATTGAGCATTTTATTAAACCCGAAGTAGTTGTTACTAAAGAGTCTTTTTTTGTAGCTTTCTTTAGTTTATTGGTAAATGCTGTTAGCGCTTATGTGCTTCACCGCGAGGAAGAAAAAATGGACCTAACGCTAAAAGCCGCATACATACATGTGTTGAGCGATGTGGTTTTAAGTTGCATGGCGCTGCTTTCTCTTTCTGCCATTTATTTTGCCAACATCATTTGGTTAGATCCGCTACTCGGTTTGGTTGGTAGTGCCGTTATTTTGCGCTGGAGCATTGGCTTAATTTCAAAATCGTGGAGAGAGGCGCTTTCTTAA
- a CDS encoding Smr/MutS family protein: MARIKVDLHPIYNNNKAIDKALQEAFDDAVENKIREVEIIPGKGSGQLRKKVERFLQQPHIKSKYHRIENDSKNFGRLFVYFRFEK, encoded by the coding sequence ATGGCTCGTATAAAAGTTGATTTACATCCAATCTATAACAACAACAAAGCCATAGACAAAGCTTTGCAAGAAGCTTTTGACGATGCTGTGGAAAACAAGATAAGAGAAGTAGAAATTATACCCGGCAAAGGCAGCGGGCAACTACGCAAAAAAGTAGAGCGTTTTTTACAACAGCCACATATAAAATCTAAATACCACCGTATAGAAAACGACAGTAAAAACTTTGGTAGATTGTTTGTTTATTTCCGTTTCGAAAAATGA
- a CDS encoding NAD(P)-dependent glycerol-3-phosphate dehydrogenase, with amino-acid sequence MKEKIAGVIGTGSFGSVIANLLAENIRVFLYGRTPETTEQIRATRMLHGYALHERVHVAESLEEVAENCYIIFPAVPSQHFKSMIRDCSPFLRPDHIVIHATKGLHTEFDLDTATAESISLKEIKTMSELIREETGVVRVGCLAGPNLAAELAEHQPAATVIASRFDEVIREGQGCLRSDRFQVFGSKDLLGIELTGVLKNYVALASGALSGLGYGENARAMLITRGVAEMIYLGKALGADKKAFLGMAGIGDLIATCSSPKSRNYTVGYRIAKGEKLNTILADLGEVAEGVRTLKIGKLIVDKVKQPAPILLSLNKVFFEDWDMERAITFLMRYPVNEDAEYLKL; translated from the coding sequence ATGAAAGAAAAAATAGCCGGAGTTATTGGCACGGGAAGTTTTGGTTCGGTAATAGCCAATTTACTAGCCGAGAATATACGTGTGTTTTTATACGGACGCACACCGGAAACTACCGAACAAATTCGCGCTACCAGAATGTTGCACGGTTATGCCCTGCATGAGCGAGTTCATGTAGCGGAGTCGCTGGAAGAGGTTGCCGAAAATTGTTATATTATCTTTCCGGCCGTTCCTTCGCAACATTTTAAATCTATGATTCGCGACTGCTCGCCTTTTCTTCGTCCGGATCATATTGTTATTCACGCCACCAAAGGTTTGCACACGGAGTTTGATTTAGATACAGCCACAGCCGAAAGCATTTCGCTTAAAGAAATAAAAACCATGAGCGAACTTATTCGCGAAGAAACCGGAGTGGTGCGCGTTGGCTGCCTGGCCGGACCCAACCTTGCCGCAGAGCTTGCAGAGCACCAGCCGGCAGCTACCGTTATTGCCAGCCGATTTGATGAGGTTATTCGCGAAGGACAAGGATGCCTGCGCAGTGACCGCTTTCAGGTTTTTGGAAGTAAAGATTTATTGGGAATAGAACTTACCGGAGTGCTTAAAAATTATGTTGCTTTAGCATCAGGCGCCCTAAGCGGTTTGGGCTATGGCGAAAATGCCCGCGCCATGCTTATTACACGCGGTGTGGCAGAAATGATTTATTTAGGAAAAGCCCTAGGTGCCGATAAAAAAGCTTTTTTAGGAATGGCGGGTATTGGCGATTTAATTGCCACTTGCTCTTCTCCAAAATCAAGAAATTATACCGTAGGCTACCGAATTGCCAAAGGTGAAAAGCTAAACACCATTCTTGCCGACTTGGGCGAAGTGGCAGAAGGTGTGCGCACACTTAAAATCGGAAAACTAATTGTAGATAAAGTAAAGCAACCGGCTCCCATTCTTCTTTCGCTCAACAAAGTTTTTTTTGAAGACTGGGACATGGAGCGCGCCATTACTTTTTTAATGCGCTATCCGGTAAATGAAGATGCCGAATACTTGAAGCTATAA